From a single Diceros bicornis minor isolate mBicDic1 chromosome 6, mDicBic1.mat.cur, whole genome shotgun sequence genomic region:
- the TMEM254 gene encoding transmembrane protein 254: MGKAAGDETYFQRGSLFWRTVITLSLGYYTWAVFWPESIPYQSLGPLGPFTQYLVDHHHSLLRSGYWLAWLIHLGESLYAMVLCKSKGITDGWAQLLWFLHTFLFGIASLSILIAYRPKRQKQT, translated from the exons ATGGGGAAGGCAGCAGGCGATGAGACGTACTTCCAGAGGGGCAGTCTGTTCTGGCGCACCGTCATCACCCTTTCCCTTGGCTACTACACC TGGGCTGTCTTCTGGCCTGAGAGTATTCCTTATCAGAGCCTCGGGCCCCTGGGCCCCTTCACTCAGTACTTGGTGGACCATCATCACAGCCTCCTGCGCAGTGG GTATTGGCTTGCCTGGCTGATTCACTTGGGGGAGTCCTTGTATGCCATGGTATTGTGCAA gtCTAAAGGCATCACAGATGGTTGGGCTCAACTCCTCTGGTTCTTACACACGTTCCTCTTTGGGATAGCATCTCTCTCCATCTTGATTGCTTACCGACCGAAACGCCAAAAACAAACTTAA